In Lates calcarifer isolate ASB-BC8 linkage group LG4, TLL_Latcal_v3, whole genome shotgun sequence, a genomic segment contains:
- the LOC108883633 gene encoding tyrosine-protein kinase ABL2, translated as MSSPGSSFVQIKHEDLLFYENCGGGSFGSVYRALWISQDKEVAVKKLLKIDKEAEILSVLSHKNIIQFYGAVLESPNYGIVTEYASGGSLYEYLSSEQSEEMDMEQIMTWAIQIAKGMHYLHAEAPVKVIHRDLKSRNVVMTADKVLKICDFGASKFLSHTTHMTVVGTFPWMAPEVIQSLPVSETCDTYSYGVVLWEMLTREVPFKGFEGLQVAWLVVEKQERLTIPTSCPASFAELMRKCWQADPKERPQFKQVLVTLETMANDSRLPDQCNSFLHNKDQWRCEIESTLERLRKLERELYSKEKELEERERRLRLWEERLMERSNMTPSPTSLLMERSNISPFFTPMSIGSSGSFFRSHSQDSNSTGVSSAGVSSAGVSCLLRTLSNGDTERGSSVVLEKGMGSLDGGRLHAMLRGLQGRFGEEDEEEEGTLEEKGWGQRERDDSGNMEGGRVQVTLRSFPGGVVEREERTWEEGDRERGGMQRSRVTTIVRGYSGGFGEAEGEREKEGGWEIEKIGDRGMEGGIEGGRLPTMFKGLHGGLGGLGDMLSLDMDEMGDMERLGDMDMNMNMGDLGVKVVGHGVRSELGVRGRRSDMGVVVQGVRGDLSEAISQKIRGEVGVIGHSGVQVSMQASSNQNSVRSCSVRHGTKINMATAAMDMMELDWSDSD; from the exons GCTGAGATTCTCAGTGTCCTGAGTCATAAGAACATCATTCAGTTTTATGGAGCCGTGCTGGAATCTCCCAACTATGGCATTGTCACAG AATATGCTAGTGGAGGGTCTCTGTACGAGTACCTTTCCAGTGAGCAGAGTGAGGAGATGGACATGGAGCAGATCATGACATGGGCCATACAGATAGCCAAAG ggATGCATTACCTCCATGCAGAAGCTCCAGTCAAAGTCATTCACAGAGACCTCAAGTCACGGAACG tgGTAATGACAGCAGACAAAGTGCTGAAG ATTTGTGATTTTGGGGCATCTAAGTTCCTCTCCCACACCACCCACATGACGGTGGTGGGCACTTTCCCCTGGATGGCTCCAGAAGTCATTCAGAGCCTGCCTGTGTCTGAGACCTGTGACACCTACTCCTATGGCGTG GTGCTATGGGAGATGCTGACTAGGGAAGTTCCTTTCAAAGGCTTCGAGGGGTTACAGGTCGCATGGTTGGTGGTGGAAAAACAAGAG AGGCTGACCATCCCCACCAGCTGTCCAGCAAGTTTTGCTGAGCTGATGAGGAAATGTTGGCAAGCAGACCCAAAG GAGCGTCCACAGTTTAAGCAGGTGCTGGTAACCCTGGAGACCATGGCCAACGACAGCAGATTACCGGACCAGTGTAACTCCTTCCTACATAACAAGGACCAGTGGAG GTGTGAAATCGAGTCGACCCTGGAGCGCCTTCGGAAGCTGGAGAGGGAACTTTACTCCAaagagaaggagctggaggagagagagaggaggctcagactgtgggaggagaggCTGATGGAGCGGTCTAATATGACTCCCAGTCCGACCTCCCTACTCATGGAGCGCTCAAACATCTCACCA TTCTTCACACCAATGTCCATCGGTTCCTCTGGTTCTTTCTTCCGTTCGCACTCTCAGGACTCCAACAGCACCGGGGTCAGCAGTGCTGGCGTCAGCAGTGCCGGCGTCAGCTGTCTCCTCCGCACCCTCAGCAACGGCGACACGGAGAGGGGGAGCAGCGTGGTGCTGGAGAAGGGGATGGGCTCGCTCGACGGCGGGAGGCTCCACGCCATGCTCCGGGGGTTGCAGGGGAGATTCggagaggaggacgaggaagaggaaggaaccCTGGAGGAGAAGGGCtgggggcagagggagagagatgataGTGGGAATATGGAGGGGGGAAGAGTGCAGGTAACGCTCCGGAGCTTCCCGGGTGGTgtggtggagagggaggagaggacgtgggaggagggggacagggagagaggaggcatGCAGAGGAGCAGGGTGACCACCATAGTCCGGGGATACTCAGGCGGGTTCGGCGaggcagagggggagagggagaaggaggggggatGGGAGATAGAAAAAATCGGGGACagggggatggagggagggattGAAGGAGGGCGGCTGCCGACCATGTTCAAGGGTCTCCACGGGGGCTTGGGGGGCTTGGGGGACATGCTGTCCTTAGACATGGATGAGATGGGGGACATGGAGAGACTAGGTGACATggacatgaacatgaacatgggTGACCTGGGCGTGAAGGTGGTGGGTCACGGGGTCAGGAGCGAGCTGGGCGTCAGGGGCCGCAGGAGTGACATGGGAGTCGTAGTCCAGGGAGTCAGGGGCGACCTCAGCGAGGCCATCAGCCAGAAGATTAGAGGCGAGGTGGGGGTCATCGGCCACTCGGGGGTGCAAGTGAGCATGCAGGCTTCGTCCAATCAGAACTCTGTGAGGAGCTGCAGCGTGCGGCACGGAACCAAGATCAACATGGCGACCGCGGCCATGGACATGATGGAGCTCGACTGGTCTGACAGCGACTAG